The window CAACTCGCAGTGCAGTGTGTCTCACCGTTAAAAGTGAGCGGATCGGGAAGTTCGCAATAGATTTTGGAGAAGCCCAACTCCTCACGTCCCGTCAAAATCGGGTCTGTTAAGTTCTCCCATAGCACCGTCAACAGAGAACCGGTTGCCCTGTCCACTTCGCCGTCATAAACCGCTGGAAAGCTAACGCCGAGGGTATTGTAGCCTCGCCCTGCAAGCCACTCAATCTCTTTCATATACCCACCTGATACAGATACAACAGGTTCACCATTTAGCGAGAAACCGGGCGGTAAAAACGCCTCAAGTTGTTCCCTATTCGTCAGGAAACTCACCGTAACCGATGTCGATTTCGGGTTATCTTTACACGCAAATTTTCTGCCATCCGGTCCGTATCTCGGTCCCGTCCTCGGTCCAAAATGCGTTGGCATCCGATACATCGCATTTGGATCTAAT is drawn from Candidatus Poribacteria bacterium and contains these coding sequences:
- a CDS encoding acetoacetate decarboxylase family protein, yielding MGYKLDPNAMYRMPTHFGPRTGPRYGPDGRKFACKDNPKSTSVTVSFLTNREQLEAFLPPGFSLNGEPVVSVSGGYMKEIEWLAGRGYNTLGVSFPAVYDGEVDRATGSLLTVLWENLTDPILTGREELGFSKIYCELPDPLTFNGETHCTASWMGFKFMDMHVRATEAVPIPPASPPAEQPSGEQPLTGSLHYKYMPRTGEWGTADIAYAVLTPASSPNRVVQEHWRGEGTVEFHKARWEDLPTQYNIVNAFHELEVKEWRGASIVKSVGGKDLSDQRILR